One stretch of Clostridium sp. Marseille-P299 DNA includes these proteins:
- a CDS encoding SHOCT domain-containing protein, which produces MRKRVRVKASKGQSMAGFLGGILFCFIGIVMVIPTFGLFGIIWTLFAVIITVTNGINAFSDKGIATHEIMIDEDYKQRNMKGVKTLEERLNELQDLYNKGIITSEEYKEKRKEILEEI; this is translated from the coding sequence ATGAGAAAAAGAGTAAGGGTAAAAGCAAGTAAAGGCCAATCAATGGCTGGTTTTTTAGGCGGAATCCTATTTTGTTTTATTGGAATAGTCATGGTGATACCTACGTTTGGACTGTTTGGTATTATATGGACATTATTTGCTGTAATTATTACAGTGACCAATGGTATTAATGCATTTTCTGATAAGGGCATTGCAACCCATGAAATAATGATTGATGAAGATTACAAACAAAGGAATATGAAAGGTGTTAAAACTCTGGAAGAGAGATTGAATGAATTACAAGATTTATACAATAAAGGGATAATAACATCGGAGGAGTATAAGGAGAAGAGAAAGGAAATATTGGAGGAGATTTAA
- a CDS encoding DUF2318 domain-containing protein: MSNKKSSSKSSKTQSNLRGILLPVGGILLAIILIAVVNEGVNKSKGKDATSGANQGNAVITEEGDLIIPVNDITTTATFYPVEVDGTTLEVLAVKAPDGTIRTAFNTCQICYSSGRGFYKQSGDNLICQNCGNIFGMGDVEVTRGGCNPVPIFSEDKTVDETNITISNEFLMESKAIFANWKTNY, encoded by the coding sequence ATGAGTAATAAAAAAAGTAGTAGCAAAAGTAGTAAAACACAGAGTAATCTAAGAGGTATATTGTTACCTGTTGGAGGTATTTTATTAGCAATTATATTAATAGCAGTTGTAAATGAAGGTGTTAATAAGTCTAAGGGTAAAGATGCCACAAGTGGGGCTAATCAAGGAAATGCTGTAATTACTGAGGAAGGTGATTTAATCATTCCAGTGAATGACATTACAACCACTGCTACGTTTTATCCAGTAGAAGTAGACGGTACGACATTAGAAGTACTAGCGGTAAAAGCACCAGACGGTACGATACGTACAGCATTTAATACATGCCAAATTTGCTATAGTTCAGGCAGAGGATTCTATAAACAAAGTGGAGATAATCTAATTTGTCAAAACTGTGGAAATATATTTGGTATGGGGGATGTGGAAGTTACAAGAGGTGGTTGTAATCCAGTGCCTATCTTTTCTGAGGATAAAACAGTAGATGAAACGAATATTACTATTTCAAATGAATTTTTAATGGAGTCAAAAGCGATTTTTGCTAATTGGAAGACAAATTATTAA
- a CDS encoding phosphoglucomutase/phosphomannomutase family protein: MIKFGTGGWRAIIGDGFTKANIQKLAKALAVKMKNEDVAEKGICLGYDRRFLSKEAMQWTAQVFAYEGIKSILINTSSPTPLIMFYVMKHELPYGMMVTASHNPAIYNGIKVFTYGGRDADEFQTKDIEEYIADIDDEEVMELEYDKGIASGLIEEIYPLNEYLDNIIEAVDMDAIRRRGLKIALDPMYGVSETSLKTILMTARCQVATIHERHDTLFGGKLPSPSAQTLRSLQNYVIDRHCDIGIATDGDADRIGVIDDTGRFLHPNDILVLLYYYLVKYKGWHGPVVRNIATTHMLDKVADKFGEKCYEVPVGFKYISAKMQETDAVIGGESSGGLNVRGHIKGKDGIYAAALLVEMIAVTGKKLSEIVKDIETECGAIYMEERDYKFNQEKRDEIFDTLMIQKDLPEIDFEVDRISYLDGCKVYLKNGGWIIARFSGTEPLLRIFCEMSNSEDAKKLCEVFEEFLGLN; the protein is encoded by the coding sequence ATGATTAAATTTGGTACTGGTGGTTGGAGAGCCATTATAGGAGATGGATTTACCAAAGCTAACATACAAAAACTAGCCAAAGCACTGGCAGTAAAAATGAAGAATGAAGATGTAGCAGAAAAAGGAATTTGCTTAGGCTATGATCGAAGATTCTTATCAAAAGAAGCAATGCAATGGACAGCTCAAGTTTTTGCATATGAAGGGATAAAATCTATTTTAATTAACACTTCTTCTCCAACACCTTTAATTATGTTTTATGTTATGAAACATGAATTGCCTTATGGTATGATGGTTACTGCTAGCCATAATCCAGCAATATATAATGGCATAAAAGTGTTTACATATGGTGGTAGAGATGCGGATGAATTTCAAACAAAGGATATAGAGGAGTATATTGCAGATATAGATGATGAAGAAGTGATGGAGTTAGAGTATGACAAAGGGATTGCTTCTGGATTAATTGAAGAAATTTATCCATTGAATGAGTATTTAGATAATATTATTGAGGCAGTTGACATGGATGCAATTCGTAGAAGAGGTTTAAAAATCGCGTTGGATCCCATGTATGGTGTAAGTGAAACATCATTAAAGACAATATTAATGACAGCAAGATGCCAAGTGGCTACAATTCATGAACGTCATGATACTCTATTTGGTGGTAAACTACCTTCTCCTTCTGCACAGACGCTTAGAAGCTTACAAAACTATGTCATTGACAGACATTGCGATATTGGAATTGCTACAGATGGAGATGCGGACCGTATTGGCGTGATTGATGACACTGGAAGGTTTCTACATCCAAATGATATTTTAGTACTTTTATATTACTACCTAGTAAAATACAAAGGATGGCATGGACCAGTAGTTCGTAACATTGCTACCACCCATATGCTTGATAAAGTAGCAGATAAGTTTGGGGAGAAATGCTATGAGGTTCCAGTTGGATTTAAGTATATATCTGCAAAGATGCAAGAAACGGATGCAGTTATTGGTGGAGAATCTTCTGGTGGTCTAAATGTAAGAGGACATATCAAAGGGAAAGATGGAATTTATGCAGCAGCTCTTTTAGTTGAAATGATTGCAGTGACTGGTAAAAAATTATCAGAGATTGTAAAAGATATAGAAACAGAATGCGGTGCAATCTATATGGAAGAACGTGATTATAAGTTTAACCAAGAAAAACGAGATGAGATTTTTGACACATTAATGATTCAAAAAGACTTACCTGAGATTGATTTTGAAGTGGATAGAATATCTTACCTAGATGGTTGTAAGGTGTATTTAAAAAATGGTGGTTGGATTATAGCACGTTTTTCAGGCACGGAACCATTACTTCGAATATTCTGTGAGATGTCAAATTCAGAAGATGCTAAGAAGTTATGTGAAGTCTTTGAAGAGTTTTTAGGATTGAATTAG
- a CDS encoding cation-translocating P-type ATPase — protein MKPYYQMTRTELRKELNGGLKPLTEKQVKEHQQKYGPNELVEGKKKSTFQIFLDQFKDFLVIILIIAATVSGFLKDVESAVVILIVITINAILGTVQTIKAEQSLNSLKALSGPEAKVLRNGSICKLPSSELTVGDEVYLEAGDYVPADGRILENASMKIDESALTGESLGVEKTHKPIQGEVPLGDQSNMVFSGSFVTYGRGSFLVTSVGMNTEVGKIASLLKSTSEKKTPLQMNLDKFGQKLSIIILVFCGILFGINVFRGESIGNAFLFAVALAVAAIPEALSSIVTIVLSFGTQKMAKEHAIIRKLQAVEGLGSVSIICSDKTGTLTQNKMTVEDYYVYGKRIIASEIDLTDKAVKDLMTYSILCNDAVNVNGKEIGDPTETALINIGDKFNMPATKIRDQYPRFDELPFDSDRKLMSTLHQFDGKYTIVTKGAVDALLERITKVEKNGNVVDFTEQDRIEIERQNMEFSKDGLRVLAFCYKVVPDKEPLSLESENDFVFLGLISMMDPPREESKAAVTDCIRAGIKPIMITGDHKITASAIAKRIGILKDESEACEGAVIENMSDEELRDFVENISVYARVSPEHKIRIVRAWQEKGNIVAMTGDGVNDAPALKQANIGVAMGITGTEVSKDAASMVLTDDNFATIIKAVENGRNVYKNIKKSIQFLLSGNFGAILAVLYASIAALPVPFAPVHLLFINLLTDSLPAIALGLEPHSKDVMDEKPRPMNESILTKSFLFSVGTDGLVIGIMTMIAFFVGYQDGNATLASTMAFGTLCLGRLFHGFNCKSDRPVLFKKDLWNNKFLIGAFVIGIVLMTGVMLIPSLQSVFKVQTLNITQLLTVYGLAFINLPVIQLIKGLKTMNRKK, from the coding sequence ATGAAACCCTATTATCAAATGACTAGAACGGAACTAAGAAAAGAATTGAATGGTGGTTTGAAGCCTTTAACTGAAAAGCAAGTAAAGGAACATCAGCAAAAATATGGGCCAAATGAGTTGGTTGAAGGTAAGAAAAAAAGCACCTTTCAAATATTTTTAGATCAATTTAAAGATTTCTTAGTAATTATTTTAATTATTGCAGCTACGGTATCTGGATTCCTAAAAGATGTGGAAAGTGCCGTTGTTATTTTGATTGTTATTACAATCAATGCAATATTAGGAACAGTGCAGACAATAAAAGCAGAGCAGTCACTTAACAGCTTAAAAGCATTATCTGGTCCGGAAGCGAAGGTGCTTCGTAATGGAAGCATATGCAAATTGCCATCTTCTGAATTAACAGTCGGAGATGAAGTTTACTTAGAAGCAGGTGATTATGTTCCAGCCGATGGACGTATTTTAGAAAATGCTAGTATGAAAATCGATGAGAGCGCTCTTACAGGAGAGAGCCTTGGAGTAGAAAAGACTCATAAACCGATTCAAGGAGAAGTACCTTTAGGTGATCAAAGTAACATGGTTTTCTCTGGAAGTTTTGTAACTTATGGTAGAGGATCCTTTTTAGTAACATCCGTTGGTATGAATACCGAAGTTGGTAAAATAGCAAGTTTGTTAAAATCTACTTCAGAAAAGAAAACTCCATTACAGATGAACTTAGATAAGTTTGGCCAAAAGCTTTCTATCATTATCTTAGTATTCTGCGGAATTCTATTTGGTATTAATGTATTTCGTGGCGAATCCATTGGAAATGCCTTCTTATTTGCAGTAGCGTTAGCAGTAGCAGCTATACCAGAGGCACTTAGCTCTATTGTAACGATTGTTCTTTCCTTTGGTACACAAAAAATGGCAAAAGAACATGCGATTATCCGTAAATTACAAGCAGTTGAAGGACTTGGAAGTGTATCTATTATATGTTCGGATAAAACGGGTACTTTAACACAAAATAAGATGACAGTAGAAGATTATTATGTGTATGGAAAACGTATTATTGCATCTGAAATTGATTTAACAGATAAAGCCGTAAAAGATTTAATGACCTATAGTATTTTGTGTAATGATGCAGTTAACGTAAATGGTAAGGAAATTGGTGATCCAACAGAAACGGCATTAATTAACATAGGTGATAAGTTTAACATGCCAGCTACTAAAATAAGAGACCAATATCCTAGATTTGATGAATTACCATTTGATAGTGATCGAAAGTTAATGTCAACTCTGCATCAATTTGATGGCAAATACACTATTGTAACAAAGGGAGCTGTGGATGCGTTATTAGAACGAATTACTAAGGTTGAAAAGAACGGAAATGTAGTAGATTTTACAGAGCAAGATAGAATAGAAATTGAACGACAGAATATGGAGTTTTCAAAAGATGGTCTTCGTGTACTTGCTTTTTGCTACAAAGTAGTGCCTGATAAGGAACCGTTAAGCTTAGAAAGTGAAAATGACTTTGTATTTCTTGGTCTAATCTCCATGATGGACCCACCAAGAGAAGAATCCAAAGCAGCTGTTACAGACTGTATTCGTGCTGGAATTAAGCCGATTATGATAACTGGTGACCATAAAATAACAGCATCAGCAATTGCAAAAAGAATTGGTATTTTAAAGGATGAATCCGAGGCATGTGAAGGTGCTGTTATTGAGAATATGTCGGATGAAGAGTTAAGAGACTTTGTGGAGAATATTTCAGTTTATGCCAGAGTTTCACCGGAGCATAAAATCCGTATCGTAAGAGCATGGCAGGAAAAAGGTAATATTGTTGCAATGACAGGTGATGGTGTGAATGATGCACCAGCCTTAAAACAAGCAAACATTGGTGTTGCAATGGGTATTACAGGAACGGAAGTATCAAAAGATGCAGCATCTATGGTTTTAACCGATGATAACTTTGCTACTATTATAAAGGCAGTTGAAAATGGTAGAAATGTATATAAGAATATTAAAAAGTCTATTCAGTTCTTATTATCTGGTAACTTCGGTGCTATTTTAGCTGTATTATATGCATCGATTGCTGCACTACCAGTACCGTTTGCACCAGTGCATCTATTATTTATTAACTTATTAACAGACAGTTTACCAGCTATTGCTTTAGGCCTTGAACCTCATTCAAAGGATGTTATGGATGAAAAGCCTCGTCCAATGAATGAATCGATTTTAACTAAGAGTTTTCTATTTAGCGTTGGTACAGATGGTCTTGTAATTGGTATTATGACGATGATTGCATTTTTTGTTGGATATCAAGATGGAAATGCAACGTTAGCAAGTACAATGGCATTTGGAACCTTATGCTTAGGAAGATTGTTCCACGGATTTAATTGTAAATCAGATCGACCAGTATTATTTAAGAAAGATTTATGGAATAATAAATTTCTAATCGGAGCTTTTGTAATTGGAATCGTTTTAATGACTGGTGTAATGTTGATACCTTCATTACAAAGCGTATTTAAGGTTCAAACGCTTAATATTACTCAGTTATTAACCGTGTATGGATTAGCTTTTATTAACTTACCTGTAATACAATTAATTAAGGGATTAAAGACTATGAATCGTAAGAAGTAA
- a CDS encoding sensor histidine kinase: MKRSLRTHLTLTIALLSFFTVALISLLANVFINQKFKAYILDQQMQKTNEIATSLSEQYDKSINVWNKDFIHVIGMNALYDGYIIAVYDNEDDVVWDAQQHDMTLCTRVMADISKRMLEKYPKIHGEFVSQDYDLIQGDKVVGKVAISYFGPYFLSENDFQFLSALNSILIGTGIVSLICSLIIGWILSRHISNPITKIINIAGEISKGNYNTRFVGETNTQELNELIYSINHLAASLSDQEGLRKQLTADVAHELRTPLTTIGTFLEAMIEGVWEPTQERLQSCYEEINRITKLVKDLERLAKVESDNLKLQKESIDLLQVIRSVSSYFEFELKNKKLNLQIEGDSSIVIGDRDRISQVILNLLSNAIKYTKEDGHIKITVIDTESYGEFCIEDDGIGVSKEEQDFIFERFYRADKSRNRKTGGAGIGLAIVKSIVEAHGGNVWVESEPGKGSRFYVSLPKK; encoded by the coding sequence ATGAAAAGAAGTTTAAGGACACATCTTACTTTAACAATTGCTCTCTTAAGTTTTTTTACCGTAGCGCTCATTAGTTTATTAGCCAATGTATTTATTAATCAAAAGTTTAAAGCTTATATTTTAGACCAACAAATGCAAAAAACAAATGAAATTGCAACAAGCCTTAGTGAACAATACGATAAGTCCATCAATGTATGGAATAAGGACTTTATCCATGTGATAGGAATGAATGCACTTTACGATGGTTATATTATAGCGGTTTATGATAATGAAGATGACGTTGTATGGGATGCACAACAACACGATATGACACTGTGTACAAGGGTTATGGCGGATATTTCAAAAAGAATGCTTGAAAAATACCCAAAAATACATGGAGAGTTTGTGTCACAAGATTATGACCTTATTCAAGGGGATAAGGTAGTAGGAAAGGTTGCAATTAGTTATTTTGGGCCTTATTTTTTAAGCGAAAATGATTTCCAATTTTTAAGTGCTCTAAATTCCATTTTAATTGGTACCGGCATAGTTTCACTTATTTGTTCCCTGATTATAGGATGGATATTATCAAGACATATAAGTAATCCTATTACAAAAATCATTAATATTGCAGGAGAAATTTCCAAGGGGAATTATAATACACGTTTTGTGGGTGAGACAAATACCCAAGAGCTTAATGAACTTATCTATTCCATTAATCATTTAGCAGCGTCATTAAGTGACCAGGAAGGTTTAAGAAAGCAATTAACTGCTGATGTTGCACATGAACTTCGGACTCCTTTAACAACAATCGGGACATTTTTAGAGGCTATGATTGAGGGAGTTTGGGAACCAACTCAGGAACGATTACAAAGCTGTTATGAGGAAATTAACCGTATTACTAAATTAGTAAAAGATTTAGAGCGATTAGCAAAAGTTGAAAGTGATAATTTAAAATTACAAAAAGAATCAATAGATTTATTACAAGTAATACGTTCCGTAAGTAGTTATTTTGAATTTGAATTAAAAAATAAAAAGTTGAATTTACAAATAGAGGGCGATTCCAGCATTGTAATAGGAGATAGAGATAGAATTAGTCAAGTAATATTAAATCTATTATCCAATGCAATAAAGTATACGAAAGAAGATGGGCATATTAAGATTACGGTAATAGATACAGAATCGTATGGTGAATTCTGCATTGAAGATGATGGAATAGGAGTTTCAAAGGAAGAACAAGACTTTATTTTTGAACGTTTCTATAGAGCAGACAAATCAAGAAATCGTAAAACAGGTGGTGCAGGAATAGGTTTAGCAATTGTAAAATCTATAGTAGAGGCACATGGAGGTAATGTTTGGGTAGAGAGTGAACCTGGAAAAGGAAGTCGTTTTTATGTTTCGTTACCAAAAAAGTAA
- a CDS encoding GH36-type glycosyl hydrolase domain-containing protein, translated as MRYGYFDNENREYVIDRVDLPTSWTNYLGVEDTCVVINHTAGGYMFYKTPEYHRVTRFRANAVPMDRPGHYIYIRDDQSSDYWSISWQPVGKPLDQAKYECRHGLSYTKYSCDYSNIKAEQTLSVPIGDDLELWDVKIKNEDTKTRELSVYSYCEFSFHHIDMDNRNFQMSLYAAGSSYEDGIIEHDLFYEEFGYQYFTANFNPDGYDCLRDKFIGAYRTEDNPIGVEKGVLSGSFEKGSNHCGSLQKKITLDPGEEVRLVYILGEGGRAQGKIMREKYQSFKNVDKVYEDLKAYWEKKLNKLQIQTPNEGMNTLINTWTLYQAEINVMFSRFASFIEVGGRTGLGYRDTAQDAMAVPHSNPTKSKQRIVELLKGLVSKGYGLHLFQPEWFLDDEDTKPFKSPTVVPTPNSKDYVHGLEDACSDDALWLVSTIVEYVKETGEFDFLDQVLTYADGGKGTVYEHITRILDFSDEMVGATGICKGLRADWNDCLNLGGGESAMVTFLHYWAICNFIELLEYRGEEEDLIKYTAMRDKVKQVCDQELWDEEWFIRGITKNGKKIGTNQDKEGKIHLESNAWAVLSGAASDEKGIKAMDSVDKHLFTPYGIMLNAPSYTVPDEDIGFITRVYPGLKENGAIFSHPNPWAWAAECKLGRGDRAMKFYDALCPYYQNDMIEIREAEPYSYCQFIVGKEHTAHGRARHPFMTGTGGWAYFSATRYMLGIRPQFDYLEIDPCIPADWESFHVTREWRGVVYEIEITNPDHVMKGVKAITLNGEVVDKVKLQPEGSINKVTVTMG; from the coding sequence ATGAGATACGGGTATTTTGACAATGAAAACAGAGAATATGTAATCGATAGAGTTGATTTGCCAACATCTTGGACAAATTATTTAGGGGTTGAAGATACTTGCGTTGTAATAAATCATACAGCAGGAGGCTATATGTTTTATAAGACTCCAGAGTATCACAGAGTTACAAGATTTCGCGCAAATGCAGTCCCAATGGACCGACCTGGACATTACATATATATTCGTGATGATCAATCAAGCGATTACTGGAGTATCTCTTGGCAACCTGTAGGTAAGCCACTTGATCAAGCAAAGTATGAGTGTAGACATGGCCTATCTTATACAAAATACTCTTGTGATTATAGTAATATTAAGGCAGAGCAAACCTTATCGGTACCAATTGGAGATGATTTAGAGTTATGGGATGTAAAAATTAAGAATGAAGATACAAAAACAAGAGAACTAAGCGTTTATTCTTATTGTGAATTTTCATTCCATCATATTGATATGGATAATCGAAACTTTCAAATGAGCCTTTATGCCGCTGGTTCTTCCTATGAAGATGGAATTATTGAGCATGACTTATTTTATGAAGAGTTTGGATATCAGTACTTTACTGCGAATTTTAATCCAGATGGCTACGATTGTTTACGAGATAAGTTTATCGGTGCTTATCGTACAGAAGATAATCCAATTGGAGTAGAAAAAGGCGTGCTTAGTGGTTCTTTTGAAAAAGGAAGTAATCATTGTGGGTCCTTACAGAAAAAAATTACATTAGACCCAGGTGAAGAAGTTCGTCTTGTGTACATATTAGGAGAAGGTGGACGGGCGCAAGGTAAGATTATGCGTGAAAAATATCAATCCTTTAAAAATGTAGATAAGGTTTATGAGGATTTAAAGGCATATTGGGAGAAGAAATTAAATAAATTACAAATTCAAACTCCAAATGAAGGAATGAATACCTTAATTAATACTTGGACGCTTTATCAAGCAGAAATTAATGTTATGTTCTCAAGATTTGCTTCCTTTATAGAAGTAGGTGGAAGAACTGGTCTTGGATATCGTGATACCGCACAGGATGCTATGGCTGTTCCACATTCCAATCCTACAAAATCAAAGCAACGTATCGTTGAGCTTTTAAAAGGGCTAGTTTCTAAAGGATATGGACTTCATTTATTCCAACCAGAATGGTTTTTAGATGATGAGGATACAAAACCATTTAAGTCACCAACCGTTGTGCCTACACCAAATAGCAAAGATTATGTTCATGGTCTTGAAGATGCATGCTCTGATGATGCACTTTGGTTAGTAAGTACAATAGTTGAATATGTAAAAGAAACAGGTGAATTCGACTTTTTAGATCAAGTCCTTACTTATGCAGATGGTGGCAAAGGAACAGTATATGAACATATCACTAGAATTTTAGATTTCTCGGATGAAATGGTTGGCGCTACTGGTATTTGTAAAGGTCTTCGTGCAGATTGGAACGATTGCTTAAATCTAGGTGGCGGCGAAAGTGCTATGGTAACTTTCCTACACTACTGGGCAATTTGTAATTTCATAGAACTTTTAGAGTATAGAGGGGAAGAAGAAGACCTTATTAAATATACTGCAATGCGAGATAAGGTAAAACAAGTATGTGATCAAGAGCTTTGGGATGAAGAGTGGTTCATCCGTGGAATCACAAAGAATGGTAAAAAGATTGGTACGAATCAAGATAAAGAAGGAAAAATTCATTTAGAATCCAATGCTTGGGCAGTTTTATCTGGTGCTGCATCGGATGAAAAGGGTATTAAGGCAATGGATTCAGTAGATAAACATTTATTTACGCCTTACGGAATTATGTTAAATGCGCCTTCTTATACCGTGCCGGATGAAGATATCGGATTTATAACAAGAGTATACCCAGGACTTAAGGAAAATGGAGCTATCTTTAGTCATCCAAATCCATGGGCTTGGGCAGCAGAATGTAAACTTGGTCGTGGGGACCGTGCAATGAAGTTTTATGATGCACTTTGCCCATATTATCAGAACGATATGATAGAAATTCGCGAAGCAGAGCCATACTCCTATTGTCAATTTATTGTTGGAAAAGAGCATACTGCACATGGGCGTGCACGCCATCCATTTATGACAGGTACTGGCGGTTGGGCTTACTTTTCTGCCACAAGATATATGCTTGGTATCAGACCACAATTTGATTATCTTGAAATTGATCCTTGTATTCCAGCTGACTGGGAATCTTTCCATGTAACGAGAGAATGGAGAGGTGTGGTTTATGAAATTGAAATAACAAATCCAGATCATGTAATGAAGGGTGTAAAAGCAATTACATTAAATGGTGAAGTTGTAGATAAAGTAAAGCTTCAGCCTGAAGGTAGCATTAATAAAGTTACAGTTACGATGGGATAG
- a CDS encoding response regulator transcription factor, protein MSKNDKKILVVDDEVKILEVVTSFLQSKGFITFSAETGAEALQIFDTENISLIILDLMLPDISGEDICTKIRKKSRVPIIMLTAKVEENNILEGLKIGADDYITKPFSLKELHGRVEAVLRRSSDDLIPLFIRNSYNEGDLIVDFESNTIKKKQVPVSLTPSELKILSALIKYPSKVFTRNELIELALGDEFLGFDRAIDSHIKNLRQKIEDNPKEPVYVLTIYGKGYKFGGE, encoded by the coding sequence TTGAGTAAGAATGATAAGAAAATTTTAGTAGTAGATGATGAAGTTAAAATCTTAGAGGTTGTCACATCTTTTTTACAGAGCAAAGGGTTTATAACGTTTTCTGCTGAAACAGGTGCTGAGGCATTGCAGATTTTTGACACAGAAAATATATCATTAATCATATTAGACCTTATGTTACCTGATATTTCAGGTGAAGATATATGTACGAAAATACGTAAAAAATCACGTGTACCCATTATTATGCTTACTGCAAAAGTAGAAGAGAATAATATCCTTGAAGGTTTGAAAATAGGAGCGGATGATTATATAACAAAACCATTTAGCTTAAAAGAATTACACGGAAGGGTTGAGGCAGTGCTTCGCAGATCAAGCGATGACTTAATACCTTTGTTTATTAGAAATTCTTACAATGAAGGAGATTTGATTGTAGATTTTGAAAGTAATACCATTAAAAAGAAACAAGTGCCAGTATCCTTAACACCAAGCGAGTTAAAGATACTCTCTGCACTTATAAAATATCCAAGCAAAGTATTTACAAGAAATGAATTGATCGAACTTGCATTAGGAGATGAATTCCTTGGTTTTGACCGCGCAATCGATAGCCATATTAAAAATCTTAGACAAAAAATTGAAGATAATCCTAAAGAACCAGTTTACGTATTAACGATATATGGTAAGGGATATAAATTTGGAGGTGAGTAA